A window of the Desulfobacula toluolica Tol2 genome harbors these coding sequences:
- a CDS encoding TonB-dependent receptor, FCYXU motif-type gives MKKLFVVTALFVLLTARPGLADENSVSDTSDKTFVMDEIKVTAQNIEVRPNKTEVFIEDYNIAGQPANVLDILKDRATIDFRGESDLVPESDSIQMRGFDSRQFLISVDGLVIQKTGGWWGDHYVDFGTIPLSIIESIEILSGPHSALYDGKSFGGIINFKTTEPKFYETADIEGDISTSIRSYNTQSHKVNLQGGKGGLNLGFSYENYHTDGYLRNNEADLDTITGRLGYKLPSGGYIRLTGSYSDLEREIPSANDPAQDNYDGGYPVVKTADVSPRWLNPDDNSVRNYDGHSLRFDFKQPSSMGTWITGAYYTDEGQSYHRDGYDYSRYTTNYVSYGALAKNEFKISDNHQITLGMDTAHLFQKYTEQIVETWAGYLQDKWRIIPSLSLTAGLRYENIDIWWNNWWDPSTTYPDGAFKDPSNPSKNIKQNYDQLSPKSFLTYEMDELAAWLRDTSVSLGVSKIWTPRDYCEVCSWGSGVEINPTHGIGYDIVFTRRLWKNISINVDVSHYEFEDYGIWANAATDYFKEALWGRRMVELEEVHKDGVDVELNGNILDDLYFYLSYSFNEWKYKGPHNGGPEEWADQDLSDRAKHRFNAGVRYNLFEKTLLLLDYKFQDKQVQQVLGIVDDDPSNLYVNEVALDSYHVVDFAVEQLLFENRYNIKKGTLKLYVNNLFDEEYSNSKGFPMTDRTFGAALNFKF, from the coding sequence ATGAAAAAATTGTTTGTCGTTACAGCACTGTTTGTGCTGCTGACGGCCCGCCCCGGCCTGGCCGATGAAAACAGCGTTTCAGACACATCCGACAAGACGTTTGTAATGGATGAAATAAAGGTTACTGCTCAAAATATCGAAGTTCGTCCCAACAAGACAGAGGTTTTTATAGAAGATTACAATATTGCAGGGCAACCTGCCAATGTGCTGGATATTCTTAAAGATCGTGCAACCATCGACTTCAGGGGAGAAAGCGACCTGGTGCCGGAATCCGACAGCATTCAAATGCGGGGATTTGACTCCCGCCAGTTTCTGATATCTGTTGACGGACTGGTCATCCAGAAAACCGGTGGCTGGTGGGGAGATCATTATGTGGACTTCGGCACTATACCCCTTTCAATCATTGAAAGCATTGAAATTCTTTCTGGCCCACATTCCGCATTATATGACGGTAAAAGTTTCGGCGGTATCATTAATTTTAAAACCACGGAACCAAAATTTTATGAAACAGCCGATATTGAAGGCGACATATCAACAAGCATTAGAAGTTATAATACCCAAAGCCACAAGGTAAATCTTCAAGGCGGAAAAGGGGGATTGAATTTAGGATTCAGTTATGAAAATTATCATACAGACGGGTATTTAAGAAACAATGAGGCTGATCTTGACACCATAACAGGACGATTGGGATACAAACTTCCATCAGGTGGATATATCCGTCTCACAGGCAGCTACAGCGATCTTGAACGTGAAATCCCCTCGGCAAATGATCCTGCACAAGATAACTATGACGGCGGCTATCCTGTGGTCAAGACAGCAGACGTATCTCCCCGCTGGCTGAACCCGGATGACAACAGCGTAAGAAATTATGACGGACATTCCCTCCGCTTTGATTTCAAACAGCCGTCTTCCATGGGAACATGGATTACAGGAGCATATTATACGGATGAAGGACAGTCCTATCACCGCGACGGATATGATTACAGCAGATACACCACCAACTATGTCTCTTACGGGGCTTTGGCAAAAAACGAATTTAAAATATCGGATAATCATCAGATCACCCTGGGCATGGACACCGCCCACCTGTTCCAGAAATACACGGAACAGATTGTTGAGACATGGGCCGGATATCTTCAGGATAAATGGCGGATTATTCCCAGTCTTTCTTTAACTGCCGGTCTCAGGTACGAAAACATTGATATCTGGTGGAACAACTGGTGGGACCCTTCTACAACATATCCAGACGGTGCGTTCAAAGACCCTTCCAATCCTTCCAAAAATATTAAACAAAATTATGACCAATTGTCTCCCAAATCCTTCCTGACCTATGAGATGGATGAGCTTGCCGCATGGCTGCGAGACACGTCCGTGTCGCTGGGTGTCAGCAAGATATGGACTCCCAGGGATTATTGCGAAGTTTGCAGTTGGGGATCAGGCGTTGAAATCAATCCCACCCACGGAATTGGGTATGATATTGTTTTTACCAGAAGATTGTGGAAAAATATTTCCATAAACGTGGATGTTTCCCATTATGAGTTTGAAGACTACGGCATCTGGGCCAATGCAGCTACGGATTATTTTAAGGAAGCTCTCTGGGGACGGCGAATGGTGGAGCTTGAAGAGGTACACAAAGACGGTGTTGATGTAGAGCTGAATGGAAACATATTGGATGATCTGTATTTTTATCTGAGTTATTCCTTTAATGAATGGAAATACAAAGGCCCCCATAATGGAGGCCCGGAAGAGTGGGCAGATCAGGATCTGAGCGACCGGGCCAAGCACCGGTTTAATGCCGGGGTACGGTATAACCTGTTTGAAAAGACATTACTGCTTCTGGATTACAAATTTCAGGACAAACAGGTTCAACAGGTTCTCGGTATTGTGGATGATGATCCCAGCAATCTGTATGTGAATGAGGTTGCACTGGACAGCTATCATGTGGTTGATTTTGCCGTGGAGCAGTTGTTGTTTGAAAACCGGTATAATATCAAAAAAGGTACATTGAAACTGTATGTCAACAACCTGTTTGATGAAGAGTATTCCAACAGCAAGGGCTTTCCCATGACAGACAGAACATTTGGTGCAGCACTGAATTTTAAATTTTAA
- a CDS encoding zinc-ribbon domain-containing protein gives MIITCTKCSTSFKLDDSLVKPGGSKVRCSVCKDIFTAYPLPAETEQAPEESQDFNLEFDPDDEKNIEDTSDFETEDIDFSLNDSDLSMESPDLKIEGTDFEPQELDLETDDDFSFEETEFESNEDDESQDLELEESNLDFEDDESYELELEENHLALEDDDFQEFEIDEGPLEFEDEQSQKLELDENHLEFEDDQSQELELGEGRLDFGDESIDFEDSPEKDFDGIDFDGIEFETVKDEKVEDGPASLAMANSEPVLKMENETDELTLDEADFELEFDIEDDSENETPDILDDETEQSHFEIATEPDRIETDQIEPDQIESDQEDSILSLEETDAGKEEEVPPVITLEDDFSEYDDVLEQETEPEDDFLDKKAIRAKETIKDEETMGTDDTMGVKTVLVEEPEPIMDKPSETKQKTKSLGAFALVLVLIFLLFISANIAGIMTGYKIPYISDIKLPYIEQLLKKPAPEIPEAKPVPNQESVNGRFITNSTAGTLFIITGRVENPSTVALSHIEIRGALITKDKLEAKTKNAFCGNIITEEMLKTGNISDINTLLAVKEGVHDTNINVKPGASIPFMVVFSDLPENLQNFTVKVTGFEK, from the coding sequence ATGATCATTACCTGTACTAAGTGTTCAACCAGTTTCAAGCTTGACGATTCTCTTGTCAAACCCGGCGGTTCAAAAGTTCGCTGCAGTGTTTGCAAAGATATTTTTACTGCGTATCCATTGCCCGCAGAAACCGAACAAGCACCTGAAGAATCACAGGATTTTAATCTTGAGTTTGACCCGGATGATGAAAAAAACATTGAGGATACTTCTGATTTTGAAACCGAAGATATTGATTTTTCTTTAAATGATTCCGATCTTTCAATGGAAAGTCCTGATCTGAAAATAGAGGGGACAGACTTTGAGCCGCAGGAGTTAGACCTGGAAACCGATGACGACTTTTCCTTTGAAGAAACTGAATTTGAATCGAATGAAGACGATGAATCCCAGGATCTTGAATTGGAAGAGAGCAATTTAGACTTTGAAGACGATGAATCTTATGAACTTGAGCTGGAAGAAAACCATTTAGCGCTTGAGGACGATGACTTCCAAGAGTTTGAAATTGATGAGGGTCCTTTGGAATTTGAGGACGAACAATCCCAAAAACTCGAATTAGATGAGAACCATTTAGAGTTTGAAGATGATCAATCCCAGGAACTTGAGTTGGGAGAAGGCCGTTTAGACTTTGGGGATGAAAGTATCGACTTTGAAGATTCCCCTGAAAAAGACTTTGACGGCATTGACTTTGACGGTATTGAATTTGAAACAGTCAAAGATGAAAAGGTCGAAGACGGGCCTGCCTCTTTAGCCATGGCAAACAGCGAACCTGTTTTGAAAATGGAAAATGAAACAGACGAACTGACTTTGGATGAAGCTGACTTTGAACTTGAGTTCGATATTGAAGATGATTCTGAAAATGAAACGCCAGATATCCTTGATGATGAAACAGAGCAGAGCCACTTTGAAATAGCAACCGAACCCGACCGGATTGAAACGGACCAGATTGAACCGGATCAGATTGAATCAGATCAGGAAGATTCCATCCTTTCGCTTGAAGAAACAGATGCAGGAAAAGAAGAAGAGGTGCCGCCTGTAATAACACTGGAAGATGATTTTTCAGAATACGATGATGTCTTAGAGCAGGAAACCGAACCGGAAGATGACTTCCTTGATAAAAAAGCCATAAGGGCTAAAGAAACCATCAAGGATGAAGAAACCATGGGAACAGATGATACTATGGGAGTAAAAACAGTCCTTGTCGAAGAACCGGAACCCATTATGGACAAGCCGTCAGAAACAAAACAAAAAACAAAATCCCTTGGGGCATTCGCGCTCGTATTAGTGCTTATCTTCCTTTTGTTTATAAGCGCCAATATTGCAGGCATCATGACCGGCTATAAAATACCCTATATCTCTGATATCAAACTCCCTTATATTGAACAATTGCTTAAAAAACCGGCTCCTGAAATACCGGAAGCCAAGCCTGTTCCCAATCAAGAAAGCGTTAACGGAAGATTTATCACCAATTCAACTGCCGGCACTCTGTTTATCATTACAGGAAGAGTAGAAAATCCTTCAACTGTTGCCTTAAGCCATATTGAAATTCGAGGGGCGCTGATCACAAAAGACAAGCTGGAAGCAAAAACAAAGAATGCCTTTTGCGGGAATATCATCACAGAAGAGATGCTGAAAACTGGCAATATTTCAGATATCAATACGCTTCTTGCCGTCAAAGAGGGAGTACACGACACAAACATCAATGTAAAGCCCGGAGCCAGTATTCCGTTTATGGTTGTATTTTCCGATCTTCCTGAGAATCTACAGAATTTCACCGTTAAAGTAACTGGGTTTGAAAAATAA
- a CDS encoding DnaJ C-terminal domain-containing protein — translation MADDYYTILGIDKKASAAEIKKAYRKLALKYHPDKTEGDKALEDKFKKISEAYAVLSDPEKRNQYDTYGSADFQQRFSQEDIFRNFDMGDILKEFGFGGSRGGGFSSAFGRGGQQRRSGMGGNPFFQNMGGGGGFGQQQQAQMKGKDIEYEIPLTIHEIINGTKKTITINQGGTAKAIEVKIPKGLTRGKKIRLAGKGEISPHGGPAGNLYIKSNPISSDGYTIEGNDVLLSKQVKLTQALLGDTIEVLTPDGTAINLKVPAGTNHKSKMRIPKHGIPQMKGDGCGDLFVVINITIPKELTEKQKKLIQQLEKTGL, via the coding sequence ATGGCCGATGATTATTACACGATTCTAGGTATTGATAAAAAAGCCAGTGCAGCCGAGATAAAAAAAGCATACCGGAAACTTGCATTGAAATATCATCCCGACAAGACAGAAGGTGATAAAGCACTGGAAGACAAATTCAAAAAAATCAGTGAGGCATATGCTGTCTTGAGTGATCCTGAAAAAAGAAATCAGTATGACACCTATGGATCAGCCGATTTCCAGCAACGGTTTTCCCAGGAAGATATTTTCAGGAACTTTGATATGGGTGATATTTTAAAAGAGTTCGGGTTTGGCGGCTCCAGGGGCGGCGGATTTTCTTCTGCCTTTGGAAGAGGCGGCCAGCAAAGAAGGTCCGGCATGGGGGGCAACCCGTTTTTCCAAAATATGGGAGGAGGAGGAGGCTTTGGGCAACAACAGCAAGCTCAAATGAAGGGAAAAGATATTGAATATGAAATTCCCTTGACCATCCATGAAATTATCAACGGCACAAAAAAAACGATTACAATCAACCAGGGTGGTACGGCCAAGGCCATAGAAGTAAAAATCCCCAAGGGACTGACCCGGGGCAAAAAAATAAGACTTGCCGGAAAAGGCGAAATAAGTCCACATGGCGGGCCTGCCGGAAATCTGTATATTAAATCCAATCCAATTTCTTCAGACGGATATACCATTGAAGGAAATGATGTTCTGCTTTCAAAGCAGGTCAAACTCACCCAGGCATTACTCGGAGACACCATAGAAGTTTTGACCCCTGACGGAACCGCTATCAACCTTAAGGTTCCTGCCGGAACAAACCACAAGTCAAAAATGCGTATCCCAAAACACGGGATTCCCCAAATGAAAGGAGATGGTTGCGGTGATCTCTTTGTTGTGATTAACATAACCATCCCAAAAGAACTTACGGAAAAACAAAAAAAACTGATTCAACAACTGGAAAAAACAGGACTGTAA
- a CDS encoding FmdE family protein, which translates to MHKYVKSFMLVVFVFTLTIMQVTAAEPDLKQIIEKGMQKIGVKKGASDLLVITNAPYIRMENHFGIEYVLVLEQVTGCTTGGQNMMFFQRHPASPISITLFRKTTGDAVVMTWSHGKKIVEENINLAVSEVSEKKFWKDTKNFVCGPDLFTIATIAGSWTVGAPYDYFKCAEIHNHICPGVTSGYLIARMIQDNYPLKKEEKYTVISCPVWCKEDAFMAMLDTTPGKGGMIVKKLTDEQKQKISIDNPAAMLLITDKKTGIGRGIVFSFDFDKVKALVSKDSAKPAMTFAMLQYLDQPEKFVTVSSEFLLKKGMYEKMVTAGSNPYELAGLSR; encoded by the coding sequence TTTAAAACAGATAATAGAAAAAGGAATGCAAAAAATCGGTGTTAAAAAAGGGGCGTCAGACCTGCTGGTGATTACCAACGCTCCCTACATCAGGATGGAAAATCATTTTGGCATTGAATATGTCCTGGTGCTGGAACAGGTGACGGGCTGCACAACAGGCGGGCAGAATATGATGTTTTTTCAGCGGCATCCGGCCAGCCCCATAAGTATTACCCTGTTCAGAAAAACCACTGGAGACGCTGTGGTTATGACATGGAGCCATGGGAAAAAAATAGTGGAAGAAAATATAAATTTAGCGGTTTCAGAGGTTTCCGAGAAAAAATTCTGGAAAGATACAAAAAACTTTGTATGCGGGCCTGATCTTTTTACCATAGCTACCATTGCAGGTTCATGGACTGTCGGGGCACCTTATGATTATTTTAAATGTGCTGAAATTCACAACCATATCTGTCCGGGTGTGACCTCGGGATATCTTATCGCACGGATGATTCAAGATAATTATCCTTTGAAAAAAGAAGAAAAGTACACAGTTATTTCCTGCCCTGTATGGTGTAAGGAAGATGCATTTATGGCAATGCTGGATACAACTCCCGGAAAAGGGGGGATGATCGTGAAAAAACTTACCGACGAACAAAAGCAAAAAATTTCAATTGATAATCCCGCCGCAATGCTGCTGATTACGGATAAAAAAACCGGAATTGGCAGGGGCATTGTTTTTTCTTTTGATTTTGACAAGGTCAAGGCCCTTGTCTCCAAGGATAGTGCCAAACCTGCCATGACATTTGCAATGTTGCAGTATCTGGATCAGCCGGAAAAATTTGTGACGGTTTCAAGTGAGTTTCTTTTGAAAAAAGGCATGTATGAGAAAATGGTGACTGCAGGTTCCAATCCTTATGAATTGGCAGGTTTGAGTAGATAG
- a CDS encoding 7-carboxy-7-deazaguanine synthase QueE — protein sequence MQLNICEIFYSLQGESSFTGLPCIFIRLSGCNLACSWCDTEYANTESHPMTIDQILKKTLSYNCNLVEITGGEPLLQDGTPVLISALLDKNYQVLLETNGSKSIKNISLDCIKIMDIKCPSSNESDSFLPENINFLTQQDEIKFVISSRKDYEFAKAIIDTKLRKISPKKIHLSPVFGQISPDAIAGWMIDDNLHARLSLQQHKIIWDPDKRGV from the coding sequence TTGCAGCTCAATATCTGCGAAATTTTTTACAGTCTTCAGGGCGAATCTTCCTTTACCGGACTGCCCTGCATTTTCATCAGGCTGTCAGGATGTAATCTTGCCTGTTCCTGGTGTGACACGGAATATGCAAACACGGAATCTCACCCCATGACCATTGACCAGATTCTGAAAAAAACACTGTCCTATAATTGCAACCTGGTTGAAATCACAGGTGGTGAACCATTGTTGCAGGACGGCACGCCCGTCCTGATATCAGCACTTTTAGATAAAAACTATCAGGTTCTTCTGGAGACCAACGGCAGCAAAAGCATTAAAAACATCTCTTTGGACTGCATAAAGATCATGGATATCAAATGCCCTTCCAGCAATGAATCAGATAGTTTTTTGCCGGAAAACATCAATTTTTTGACCCAACAAGATGAAATCAAATTTGTCATCAGCTCCCGAAAAGACTATGAATTTGCCAAAGCCATTATCGACACCAAATTAAGAAAGATTTCACCAAAAAAAATTCACCTTTCACCTGTTTTCGGACAGATCTCACCTGATGCTATTGCCGGATGGATGATAGATGACAATCTTCATGCACGGCTTTCGCTGCAGCAGCACAAAATCATTTGGGACCCTGATAAACGAGGAGTTTAA
- the queD gene encoding 6-carboxytetrahydropterin synthase QueD — MPGVYEIYVKDHFAAAHVLKGYDGNCSNMHGHNWIVEAYIQCTKLDHLGMGIDFMDVKSAVTDVLSKLDHTTLNDLPEFCNMNPTSENVAKFLYTQLSRHLNTEHITVTKVMVFESPGCGSSYREV, encoded by the coding sequence ATGCCGGGAGTATATGAAATTTATGTAAAAGATCATTTTGCCGCAGCCCATGTTTTGAAAGGATATGATGGTAACTGCTCTAATATGCATGGCCACAACTGGATCGTTGAGGCGTATATTCAGTGTACAAAGCTTGACCATCTGGGAATGGGAATTGATTTCATGGATGTCAAAAGCGCTGTTACGGATGTGCTGAGCAAACTTGATCATACCACTCTCAATGATCTGCCTGAATTTTGCAACATGAATCCGACATCTGAAAATGTTGCAAAATTTTTGTATACACAGTTGTCTCGGCACCTGAACACAGAACATATAACCGTCACCAAAGTAATGGTATTTGAAAGTCCCGGATGCGGGTCTTCCTACCGGGAGGTTTAA
- the queC gene encoding 7-cyano-7-deazaguanine synthase QueC, with the protein MPDKAIVLSSGGIDSSTAMAIAKSKGKEIYSLSFRYGQRHSIEIKASKKIAQSLGAKAHKIIDIDLRQFGGSALTDDINVPKHDTVDDIDANQIPITYVPARNTIFLSYAMAWAEVLKATSIYIGVTAVDYSGYPDCRPQFIEAFEKMANLATRTGITKEAVLKIETPLIHLSKADIIRTGVDLGVDYGLTTSCYDPDALGRSCGSCESCLHRIKGFKEAGIKDPTLYY; encoded by the coding sequence ATGCCAGATAAAGCCATCGTACTTTCCAGCGGAGGAATTGATTCCAGCACGGCCATGGCCATTGCAAAATCAAAAGGAAAAGAGATTTACAGCCTGAGCTTCAGATATGGACAGCGGCATTCCATTGAAATTAAAGCCTCAAAAAAAATTGCCCAATCGCTTGGGGCAAAGGCCCATAAAATCATTGATATTGACTTAAGACAATTTGGCGGGTCAGCCCTGACCGATGATATCAATGTTCCCAAACACGACACCGTGGATGATATCGACGCAAACCAGATCCCCATCACCTATGTTCCGGCCCGAAACACCATTTTCCTGTCTTATGCCATGGCCTGGGCAGAAGTCCTGAAGGCCACATCCATCTATATCGGGGTCACGGCCGTGGATTACTCAGGATATCCAGACTGCAGGCCGCAATTTATTGAGGCTTTTGAAAAAATGGCCAACCTGGCCACCAGAACAGGCATCACAAAAGAGGCGGTGCTGAAAATAGAAACTCCCTTAATTCATCTTTCAAAAGCCGACATCATAAGAACCGGGGTTGATTTAGGGGTTGACTACGGGTTGACCACTTCCTGCTATGATCCCGATGCCCTTGGCAGGTCCTGCGGCAGCTGCGAATCTTGCCTTCACAGGATCAAAGGATTTAAAGAGGCAGGCATCAAAGACCCGACACTTTACTATTAA
- the hpt gene encoding hypoxanthine phosphoribosyltransferase: MPEFILLISEQEIKKQLKKIGQKISIDYKDKDLVLIGVLKGSFVFLADLTRQISIDHEIDFLGASSYSGTSSTGQIVFTKQPDLKLENRDILLVEDIMDTGNTLLKITEFIKKSNPKSIKICALIDKHERREVKIAVDYSCFSLEKGFIVGYGLDYDEKYRNLPAIYDLKL, translated from the coding sequence ATGCCTGAATTTATTCTTTTAATCTCTGAACAAGAGATAAAAAAGCAATTAAAAAAAATCGGACAAAAAATCTCCATTGATTATAAAGACAAAGATCTGGTTCTAATCGGGGTGTTAAAAGGATCATTTGTTTTTTTGGCAGACTTGACACGTCAGATTTCCATTGACCATGAGATTGACTTTTTAGGAGCTTCTTCTTATTCGGGAACCTCTTCAACCGGACAGATCGTTTTCACAAAACAGCCGGATTTAAAGCTTGAAAACAGGGATATTCTGCTCGTGGAAGACATTATGGATACAGGCAACACACTCTTAAAAATAACCGAATTCATAAAAAAATCAAATCCCAAATCCATTAAAATTTGTGCTTTGATTGACAAACATGAACGACGTGAAGTAAAAATTGCTGTTGACTATTCATGTTTTTCACTTGAAAAAGGGTTTATTGTTGGATATGGACTTGACTATGATGAAAAATACAGAAATCTTCCTGCCATCTATGACCTGAAACTATAG